The Methyloferula stellata AR4 genome includes a window with the following:
- the lepA gene encoding translation elongation factor 4: protein MTTQKIDAIRNFSIVAHIDHGKSTLADRLIQATGTVAERDMVEQVLDSMDIERERGITIKAQTVRLDYKAQDGKTYILNLMDTPGHVDFAYEVSRSLAACEGSLLVVDASQGVEAQTLANVYHALDAGHEIVPVLNKIDLPAAEPERIKQQIEDVIGIDASEAVLISAKTGLNIDQVLEAIVHRLPPPQGDATAPLKALLVDSWYDAYLGVVVLVRIIDGSLKKHQKIKMMGTDAHYEVDRVGIFRPKMIETAELGPGEIGYITAQIKQVADTRVGDTITDEKKPCTEALPGFKPAQPVVFCGLFPVDAADFEDLRAAIGRLRLNDASFSYEMESSAALGFGFRCGFLGLLHLEIIQERLAREFNLDLIATAPSVVYKIILRDGTTLEMHNPADMPDPSRIEKIEEPWIRATILTPDDYLGAVLKLCQDRRGIQVDLNYVGKRAMAVYDLPLNEVVFDFYDRLKSISKGYASFDYNLTDHREGDLVKMSILVNAEPVDALSMLVHKDRAEARGRAMVEKLKDLIPQHMFQIPIQAAIGGKVIARETIRAMRKDVTAKCYGGDATRKRKLLEKQKAGKKKMRQFGKVEIPQEAFIAALKMDD, encoded by the coding sequence ATGACCACCCAGAAAATCGACGCGATCCGCAACTTTTCCATCGTCGCCCATATCGACCATGGCAAATCGACCTTGGCCGACCGCCTGATCCAGGCGACAGGCACCGTCGCCGAGCGTGACATGGTCGAGCAGGTGCTCGATTCCATGGATATCGAGCGCGAGCGCGGCATCACCATCAAAGCCCAGACTGTGCGGCTCGACTATAAGGCGCAGGACGGCAAGACCTATATCCTGAACCTCATGGATACGCCCGGCCACGTCGACTTCGCTTATGAGGTCTCGCGGTCGCTTGCCGCCTGCGAGGGTTCGCTGCTGGTTGTCGACGCGAGCCAGGGCGTCGAGGCTCAGACGCTCGCCAATGTCTATCACGCGCTCGACGCCGGCCATGAGATCGTGCCGGTCTTGAACAAGATCGATCTGCCCGCCGCCGAGCCGGAGCGAATCAAGCAGCAGATCGAAGATGTCATCGGCATCGATGCGTCGGAGGCCGTTCTGATCTCGGCCAAGACCGGGCTCAATATCGACCAGGTGCTGGAGGCGATCGTCCATCGCCTGCCGCCGCCGCAGGGCGACGCGACCGCGCCCTTGAAGGCGCTCCTCGTCGATTCCTGGTACGACGCCTATCTCGGCGTCGTCGTGCTCGTGCGGATCATCGACGGCTCGCTCAAGAAGCATCAGAAGATCAAGATGATGGGCACCGATGCCCATTATGAGGTGGATCGCGTCGGCATCTTCCGGCCGAAAATGATCGAGACCGCCGAGCTCGGCCCGGGCGAGATCGGCTATATCACGGCTCAGATCAAGCAGGTCGCCGATACGCGCGTCGGTGATACGATCACCGACGAGAAAAAGCCCTGCACTGAGGCATTGCCCGGCTTCAAGCCGGCGCAGCCGGTCGTCTTCTGCGGATTGTTTCCGGTCGATGCCGCCGATTTCGAGGATCTGCGCGCCGCCATCGGGCGGCTGCGCCTCAACGACGCGAGCTTTTCCTATGAGATGGAGAGTTCGGCCGCGCTCGGCTTTGGCTTTCGCTGCGGCTTTCTCGGCCTCCTCCATCTCGAAATCATCCAGGAGCGGCTGGCGCGTGAGTTCAATCTCGACCTCATCGCGACGGCGCCATCGGTCGTCTACAAGATCATCCTGCGCGACGGCACCACGCTCGAAATGCACAATCCGGCGGATATGCCCGACCCTTCTCGCATCGAGAAGATCGAGGAGCCCTGGATCCGCGCGACGATCCTGACGCCGGACGATTATCTCGGTGCAGTCTTGAAGCTCTGTCAGGATAGGCGCGGCATTCAGGTCGATCTGAACTATGTCGGCAAGCGCGCCATGGCCGTCTACGACCTGCCGCTCAACGAAGTGGTGTTCGATTTCTACGACCGGCTGAAATCGATCTCCAAAGGCTATGCGAGCTTCGACTATAATCTCACCGATCACCGCGAAGGCGATCTCGTGAAAATGTCGATCCTCGTCAATGCCGAGCCGGTCGATGCGCTTTCGATGCTCGTCCACAAAGACCGCGCCGAGGCCCGCGGCCGCGCCATGGTCGAGAAGCTGAAGGACCTGATCCCGCAGCACATGTTCCAGATCCCGATTCAGGCGGCGATCGGCGGCAAGGTCATCGCGCGCGAAACGATCCGCGCCATGCGCAAGGACGTGACCGCCAAATGCTATGGCGGCGACGCGACCCGCAAGCGCAAGCTGTTGGAAAAGCAGAAGGCCGGCAAGAAGAAGATGCGGCAGTTCGGCAAGGTCGAAATCCCGCAGGAGGCTTTTATCGCGGCGCTGAAGATGGATGATTAG
- a CDS encoding Panacea domain-containing protein, with protein sequence MLDNLSINKIIYFLHAYYLVQFGRPLVSAKIEAWKLGPVFREVYHSFKGFGDNPITTQATRIDAGTGLSEVCIAVLSHEEESFLRKVAAEYVRLSASQLVTLSHEKGGPWDRVWNHQGRVNSSMRISDEVVLNWYRQSLRH encoded by the coding sequence TTGCTTGATAATCTGTCGATCAACAAGATTATCTATTTCTTGCACGCATATTATTTAGTGCAATTCGGCCGCCCGCTCGTTAGCGCCAAGATAGAAGCGTGGAAGTTAGGGCCGGTTTTTCGTGAGGTTTATCACTCGTTCAAAGGATTCGGAGACAACCCGATTACTACACAGGCCACAAGGATCGACGCTGGAACGGGTCTATCCGAAGTCTGCATCGCCGTGCTGTCGCACGAAGAAGAGTCGTTTTTGCGTAAGGTTGCCGCTGAATACGTGCGCTTATCTGCGAGCCAATTGGTGACTTTATCGCACGAAAAGGGAGGGCCTTGGGACCGCGTGTGGAACCACCAAGGACGCGTCAACTCCTCTATGAGAATATCGGATGAAGTCGTCTTGAACTGGTACAGGCAGTCTCTGAGGCACTGA
- the argJ gene encoding bifunctional glutamate N-acetyltransferase/amino-acid acetyltransferase ArgJ: MTSPFAPTEFPPIPPIEGVRFATGAAGIRYKERTDVMLALFDKGTQVAGVFTKSKCPSAPVDWCRAKLKGGKARTLVVNSGNANAFTGKTGAEAVKFTAALAAKATGAPASEIFLASTGVIGEPLDAGKFDGVLDRLAEAASPEGMLEAAKAIMTTDTYPKVATAKAEIGGVEVTIAGMAKGAGMIAPDMATMLAFLFTDAPIDAEALQVLLAKAVPGSFNAITIDSDTSTSDTLLLFATGAAKKRGAPRITEPSDRRLASFKTALQKVCLNLAHQIVKDGEGARKFVEIAVEGAASAGAAKKIALSIANSPLVKTAIAGEDANWGRIVMAIGKAGEKAERDKLAIWFGNIRVAHKGLRDPKYDEAEVSAKMRLPEIEIKVDLGLGRGKATVWTCDLTKEYVAINGDYRS; the protein is encoded by the coding sequence ATGACCTCTCCTTTCGCGCCGACCGAATTTCCACCGATCCCGCCCATCGAGGGCGTGCGCTTTGCGACGGGCGCTGCCGGAATCCGCTATAAGGAGCGAACCGACGTGATGCTGGCGCTCTTCGACAAGGGCACGCAGGTGGCGGGCGTCTTCACAAAGTCGAAATGCCCCTCCGCTCCCGTCGATTGGTGCCGCGCCAAGCTCAAGGGCGGCAAGGCGCGCACGCTTGTCGTGAATTCCGGCAATGCCAATGCCTTTACCGGCAAGACAGGCGCCGAGGCCGTGAAATTCACCGCCGCGCTCGCCGCCAAAGCCACGGGCGCACCGGCATCCGAGATTTTTCTCGCCTCGACGGGCGTCATCGGCGAGCCGCTCGATGCCGGCAAATTCGACGGCGTACTCGACAGGCTCGCGGAGGCGGCGTCGCCGGAGGGCATGCTCGAAGCGGCCAAGGCCATCATGACGACCGACACCTATCCGAAGGTCGCAACCGCCAAGGCCGAGATCGGCGGCGTCGAGGTGACGATCGCCGGCATGGCCAAAGGCGCCGGCATGATCGCGCCCGACATGGCAACCATGCTCGCCTTTCTTTTCACCGACGCGCCGATCGATGCCGAAGCTTTGCAAGTGCTGCTCGCCAAGGCTGTGCCTGGCTCCTTCAACGCGATCACCATCGACAGCGATACCTCGACCTCCGACACGCTTTTGCTGTTTGCGACGGGTGCGGCCAAAAAGCGCGGCGCACCGCGGATCACCGAGCCCTCAGACCGCCGCCTCGCGTCGTTCAAGACGGCCTTGCAGAAGGTCTGTCTCAATCTCGCGCATCAGATCGTCAAGGACGGCGAAGGCGCCCGGAAATTCGTCGAGATCGCGGTCGAAGGCGCGGCCAGCGCCGGCGCAGCCAAGAAGATCGCACTGTCGATCGCCAATTCGCCGCTGGTGAAGACGGCGATCGCCGGCGAAGACGCAAATTGGGGCCGTATCGTCATGGCGATCGGCAAGGCCGGTGAAAAAGCCGAACGCGATAAGCTTGCCATCTGGTTCGGCAATATCCGCGTCGCCCACAAAGGCTTGCGCGACCCGAAATATGACGAAGCCGAGGTATCGGCCAAGATGCGCCTGCCGGAAATCGAGATCAAAGTCGATCTCGGCCTCGGACGCGGAAAGGCAACGGTCTGGACCTGCGACCTGACCAAAGAATATGTCGCCATCAACGGCGACTACCGGTCTTGA
- the mutT gene encoding 8-oxo-dGTP diphosphatase MutT: MTKLLLVVAVALIDADGRILLSQRPEGKALAGLWEFPGGKVEEGERPEHALIRELQEELGIKVEEACLAPLVFASHAYPDFHLLMPLYVCRRWSGTVSGREGQALKWVRPHDLRAYPMPPADAPLIPALMDLLP, encoded by the coding sequence TTGACCAAGCTCCTTCTCGTCGTCGCCGTCGCGCTCATCGATGCCGACGGGCGGATCCTTCTCAGCCAAAGGCCGGAAGGCAAGGCGCTGGCCGGGCTTTGGGAATTTCCGGGCGGCAAAGTCGAGGAAGGCGAGCGGCCCGAACATGCGCTCATCCGGGAATTGCAAGAAGAATTAGGCATTAAAGTCGAGGAGGCATGCCTCGCGCCGCTCGTTTTCGCGAGCCATGCCTATCCGGATTTTCATTTGCTGATGCCGCTTTATGTGTGCCGGCGCTGGAGCGGCACAGTCTCAGGGCGGGAAGGACAAGCTTTGAAATGGGTGCGCCCGCATGACCTGCGCGCCTATCCCATGCCGCCCGCCGATGCACCGCTGATCCCGGCGCTCATGGATCTTTTACCCTAA